The following proteins are encoded in a genomic region of Candidatus Zymogenaceae bacterium:
- a CDS encoding TolC family protein, which yields MKKYSILIYIVWVSFCVVFPRAVCAQEEKPTFTYTLDECLEIALKRSADIRIAAEEIKVASGVVLETWADILSVGANGGYTYTDFTAGSSRLSGGGSSYSESYTLGLSASIPVFTGGRTLWGINTSYLQKDLALEEFRSSVGSIIYETKTAFYSVLLAREETAMRTEELEVITRNVEITRNKFANGLVSQYELMRIEVELINTETSLIQAENSLSTALEDLKMLLAVDITQPIDIDGSFPVESRELTLEEYLLIAETESPELILAKLNENIAKKNLNMTVGEFFPTVSAFANYDYSNSDTFDVSFNKDDWEFTAGVMVEFPISEFLVATAKTKQAKAQYEQTKIAREEAERQIRLNVSTAYLDLTEAKKVIELQEKNIELARKNLEIAEIRYQNGIDTLLELLDAQLSLTDALVNYYTALYGYEEALARLEMIVGVDFVMYDVP from the coding sequence GTGAAAAAATACAGCATATTGATATATATCGTGTGGGTCTCTTTCTGTGTGGTCTTTCCCCGTGCGGTCTGTGCACAGGAAGAAAAGCCGACCTTCACCTATACCCTGGACGAATGTCTGGAGATCGCCCTCAAGCGATCCGCCGATATCCGTATCGCCGCCGAGGAGATAAAAGTTGCCTCGGGGGTGGTGCTTGAAACCTGGGCCGACATCCTGTCTGTCGGCGCCAACGGGGGATACACCTACACCGATTTCACGGCCGGCTCCTCCAGATTGTCGGGCGGCGGCTCGTCCTACAGTGAAAGCTACACCCTGGGGCTCAGCGCCTCTATCCCCGTGTTTACCGGTGGAAGGACGCTCTGGGGCATCAATACATCATATCTCCAGAAGGACCTCGCCCTGGAGGAGTTCCGAAGCAGCGTGGGGAGCATCATCTATGAGACGAAGACGGCCTTCTACTCGGTGCTGCTTGCCCGGGAGGAGACAGCCATGCGGACCGAGGAGCTGGAGGTGATTACACGAAACGTCGAGATTACCCGGAACAAATTCGCAAACGGCCTCGTTTCCCAATACGAGTTGATGCGCATCGAGGTGGAGCTGATCAATACGGAGACGTCGCTGATACAGGCCGAGAACAGTCTCTCCACGGCGCTGGAGGATCTCAAGATGCTCCTTGCCGTCGATATCACCCAGCCTATCGACATCGACGGGAGCTTTCCTGTGGAATCGAGGGAGCTGACCCTGGAGGAGTATCTCTTGATCGCAGAGACGGAAAGCCCCGAGCTGATACTGGCGAAGCTCAACGAAAACATCGCCAAGAAGAACCTGAATATGACCGTCGGTGAGTTCTTTCCGACGGTCAGCGCCTTCGCCAATTATGATTACTCGAACAGCGACACGTTCGATGTCAGTTTCAATAAGGACGACTGGGAGTTCACCGCAGGGGTGATGGTCGAATTTCCCATATCGGAGTTTTTAGTGGCGACGGCGAAGACAAAACAGGCGAAGGCGCAGTATGAGCAGACGAAGATCGCCCGGGAAGAGGCGGAACGCCAGATCAGGCTGAACGTCTCGACCGCATACCTGGATCTTACGGAGGCGAAGAAGGTCATCGAGCTGCAGGAGAAGAACATCGAGCTTGCGCGGAAGAATCTTGAGATCGCGGAGATTCGCTATCAGAACGGCATCGACACCCTCCTTGAGCTGCTGGACGCCCAGCTGTCGCTGACCGACGCCCTGGTAAACTATTACACCGCTCTGTACGGCTATGAGGAGGCGCTGGCCCGGCTGGAAATGATCGTGGGCGTCGACTTTGTGATGTATGACGTTCCGTGA
- a CDS encoding multidrug effflux MFS transporter, with protein sequence MESRELTDRTEQRILGRRGLIYLLAYLSAFTPFSTDLYLPALPGMAESFDAPMSQVNMTIIAFFFFFGIGTLFWGPLSDKYGRKPILLVGVGLYTAASVLSAFAVDIHQLIVFRIFQAMGSGAVAAVAIAIIKDTYSGRRRESILAVVQSMMLLAPIIAPVPGAIILQWTSWRGVFWVMTGLGVAGFLGALTITETLRTRQTGTIVESLGRLGVVIKNPSFAILLPVFSVMGIPMMAYVAGSSYVFIEHFGLTEMQFSYFFVMNAVFCPVGPLLYVLLSRRFERNLLILVSFIMIIISGVLILCLGTVSPWLLISSIIPTTIFGGMVRPPGTNLLLEQQKEDAGSASSLIGFCGIICGSIGMLLISLDWNNLVPVLGVLTLCTGLVSIILWLAVASRLEQVKSYLTVD encoded by the coding sequence ATGGAATCACGCGAACTGACGGACAGAACGGAACAACGCATACTGGGACGGAGAGGCTTGATTTACCTTCTCGCCTATCTTTCTGCATTCACTCCCTTTTCCACCGATCTGTATCTTCCGGCGCTGCCGGGCATGGCGGAATCCTTCGACGCCCCCATGTCTCAGGTGAACATGACCATCATCGCGTTTTTTTTCTTTTTCGGCATCGGAACGCTTTTCTGGGGGCCGCTGAGCGACAAATACGGTCGAAAACCGATCCTGCTCGTGGGCGTCGGCCTCTATACGGCGGCAAGCGTCCTGTCCGCGTTCGCCGTGGATATTCATCAGCTCATCGTCTTTCGCATTTTCCAGGCGATGGGCTCCGGGGCGGTGGCCGCCGTGGCCATCGCCATCATCAAGGATACCTATTCGGGTCGCCGGCGGGAGTCGATCCTGGCGGTGGTTCAATCCATGATGCTCCTGGCCCCGATTATTGCCCCCGTTCCGGGCGCAATCATTTTGCAATGGACCTCGTGGCGGGGGGTGTTTTGGGTGATGACCGGGCTGGGGGTTGCCGGATTCCTGGGCGCCCTCACCATTACGGAGACGTTGCGTACCCGGCAAACGGGAACGATCGTCGAGTCCCTGGGCCGGCTGGGCGTCGTCATTAAGAATCCAAGCTTTGCGATATTGCTCCCCGTCTTCTCAGTCATGGGAATTCCGATGATGGCGTATGTGGCCGGATCGTCGTACGTGTTCATAGAGCATTTCGGATTGACCGAGATGCAGTTCAGTTACTTCTTCGTTATGAACGCCGTTTTCTGTCCCGTCGGGCCGCTGTTGTATGTGCTGTTGTCGAGGAGATTTGAGAGAAATCTGCTCATCCTGGTGAGCTTCATCATGATCATCATCAGCGGCGTGCTGATTCTCTGTCTCGGCACCGTCAGTCCCTGGCTGTTGATCTCCTCAATCATCCCGACGACGATTTTCGGCGGTATGGTACGCCCGCCGGGGACGAACCTGCTGCTTGAGCAGCAGAAGGAGGACGCGGGATCTGCATCGTCGCTGATCGGATTCTGCGGCATTATCTGCGGCAGCATCGGCATGCTGTTGATTTCCCTCGACTGGAACAACCTCGTCCCCGTGCTGGGGGTGCTGACCCTGTGTACCGGTCTGGTGAGCATAATCCTATGGCTCGCGGTAGCCTCCCGACTGGAACAGGTCAAGAGCTATCTCACCGTTGACTGA
- a CDS encoding TetR/AcrR family transcriptional regulator, producing the protein MRKETRDKILDVSYQLCNTYGFWSLKVEDILNNAGISRATFYKYFKNTNDVVDTLFDQELEETTKRIEFAVAQETGPFEKLRAFLLAEITGMRKFFVSVRFDELDVLPPIPRARMHRQFVVYGEIVKKILAEGMADGSLDIQDMDIAVRGVLSFSRDIGAVSMMNRKSAEEIHREIEMMLELLFNGILPRRSGSP; encoded by the coding sequence ATGAGAAAAGAAACGAGAGACAAGATACTCGATGTCTCGTATCAGTTGTGCAACACGTACGGCTTCTGGTCGCTGAAGGTTGAGGATATTCTCAATAACGCCGGTATCTCCCGAGCGACATTTTACAAATATTTTAAAAATACCAATGATGTCGTCGATACCCTCTTCGACCAGGAACTCGAAGAGACCACAAAACGTATCGAGTTCGCCGTGGCCCAGGAGACGGGACCGTTCGAGAAGCTCAGGGCGTTCCTTTTGGCCGAGATAACCGGCATGAGAAAATTCTTCGTATCGGTTCGATTTGATGAACTGGACGTCCTCCCGCCGATTCCCCGGGCGCGAATGCACCGACAGTTCGTCGTCTACGGTGAGATAGTCAAGAAGATACTGGCCGAGGGGATGGCTGACGGCAGCCTTGATATTCAAGACATGGACATCGCCGTTAGGGGGGTTTTAAGCTTCTCCCGTGACATCGGCGCGGTGTCGATGATGAACAGGAAGTCGGCCGAGGAGATACACCGGGAGATCGAGATGATGCTCGAGCTTCTGTTCAACGGCATCCTGCCCCGTCGATCGGGATCGCCGTGA
- a CDS encoding tetratricopeptide repeat protein, with translation MTLFFSHGPAPSGKRISGIVGVAAAGLLAVGLFAAGAPAQEEVDPLLSPGLELIDEGRYDEAALFFEETAEVRLDDPDVFNYLGIARYHLGDFKGALDAFSASLDRDPSYVTVYHNIGVTYHALGLYYLAIENYERALNLIGDDETLFFRLALSYIALQDWETAREYLESAREMNPYETQYQVYLEYVSSKLPADTSE, from the coding sequence ATGACATTATTTTTCTCTCATGGTCCCGCCCCGTCCGGCAAACGCATTTCCGGAATCGTTGGTGTGGCCGCCGCGGGTCTCTTGGCCGTGGGCCTCTTCGCCGCCGGTGCACCGGCCCAGGAAGAGGTGGATCCACTGCTTTCCCCGGGCCTGGAATTGATCGATGAGGGGCGTTATGACGAGGCGGCGTTGTTTTTCGAAGAGACGGCTGAGGTGCGTCTGGACGATCCGGACGTCTTCAACTATCTGGGTATCGCCCGCTATCACCTGGGGGATTTCAAGGGCGCCCTCGACGCGTTTTCTGCATCGCTGGATCGGGATCCGTCGTACGTGACCGTCTATCATAATATCGGGGTGACCTATCATGCCCTGGGCCTCTATTATCTGGCCATTGAGAATTACGAGCGGGCCCTCAACCTCATCGGCGACGATGAGACGCTTTTTTTCCGACTGGCGCTGTCGTATATCGCCCTTCAGGACTGGGAGACGGCCCGGGAATACCTGGAAAGTGCGCGGGAGATGAATCCCTATGAGACACAGTATCAGGTCTATCTGGAGTACGTAAGCTCAAAACTCCCCGCCGACACGTCGGAGTGA